The Oncorhynchus tshawytscha isolate Ot180627B linkage group LG05, Otsh_v2.0, whole genome shotgun sequence genome includes a window with the following:
- the pycr3 gene encoding pyrroline-5-carboxylate reductase 3 isoform X1: MQQLCNQSWMNLKHGAARMAPTAALFVFGIGLSLQCMTKRQKILKKKQEAAQLLHDHSTVDVIIKSDPKTPPEMDSNLRIGFIGAGNMAYGIAKGVLQSGDVPSSNVKVSAPSARNFGRFQELGVAVTHSNAELVSSCDLVFVAVKPHLITTILSEITDHVTRKHIIVSVAAGVTLATLQGLLPFDTVVLRLMPNLPCLVQQGALLFSRGTWARQEDGDLLRSLLQHCGLVEEGPEAWIDIHTGLSGSGVAFVYLFAEALAEGAVKMGMPSALAHSIAAQTVLGAGQLLRDSGKHPAQLRSEVCTPGGTTIFGLHAMEQGGVRAATMTAVETATERARELGRKSAPTATENRK, encoded by the exons ATGCAACAACTATGCAATCAATCATGGATGAATCTGAAACATGGAGCCGCTCGCATGGCACCAACAGCGGCCCTGTTCGTATTCGGAATAGGCCTAAGCCTACAGTGCATGACGAAGAGACAGAAGATTCTGAAGAAGAAGCAAGAAGCTGCTCAGTTGTTGCATGATCATTCTACTGTGGATGTCATT ATCAAGTCAGACCCAAAGACACCTCCTGAGATGGACTCTAACCTGAGAATCGGCTTCATAGGGGCAGGCAACATGGCCTACGGGATAGCCAAGGGAGTCCTGCAGTCTG GAGATGTCCCTTCCAGCAATGTTAAAGTAAGCGCACCCTCCGCAAGGAACTTTGGTCGCTTTCAG GAGTTGGGGGTGGCTGTCACCCATTCCAATGCAGAGCTGGTCAGTAGCTGTGACTTGGTGTTCGTGGCGGTCAAACCACACCTCATCACAACCATTCTCAGTGAGATCACAGACCACGTCACCCGGAAACACATCATCGTCTCTGTGGCAGCAGGTGTAACCTTGGCAACGCTTCAGGGG ctcctcccaTTTGACACAGTGGTTTTGAGACTGATGCCCAACCttccctgtctggtccagcaaggGGCACTATTGTTCTCGCGGGGGACGTGGGCGCGGCAAGAGGACGGGGATCTGCTCCGCTCGCTGCTTCAACACTGTGgcctggtggaggaggggcccGAGGCCTGGATAGACATCCACACTGGGCTCAGTGGCAGCGGGGTGGCCTTt GTGTATCTGTTTGCAGAGGCGCTGGCTGAGGGAGCGGTGAAGATGGGCATGCCCAGTGCTCTGGCCCATAGCATCGCTGCTCAGACTGTATTG GGGGCAGGCCAGTTGTTGAGGGACTCAGGGAAGCATCCAGCCCAACTGCGTTCGGAGGTGTGTACACCAGGAGGCACCACTATCTTCGGGCTTCATGCCATGGAGCAGGGGGGTGTGAGGGCCGCCACCATGACCGCTGTGGAGACTGCAACTGAGAGGGCCAGGGAGCTGGGCAGGAAGTCAGCGCCTACGGCCACAGAAAATAGGAAGTGA
- the pycr3 gene encoding pyrroline-5-carboxylate reductase 3 isoform X2, translated as MDSNLRIGFIGAGNMAYGIAKGVLQSGDVPSSNVKVSAPSARNFGRFQELGVAVTHSNAELVSSCDLVFVAVKPHLITTILSEITDHVTRKHIIVSVAAGVTLATLQGLLPFDTVVLRLMPNLPCLVQQGALLFSRGTWARQEDGDLLRSLLQHCGLVEEGPEAWIDIHTGLSGSGVAFVYLFAEALAEGAVKMGMPSALAHSIAAQTVLGAGQLLRDSGKHPAQLRSEVCTPGGTTIFGLHAMEQGGVRAATMTAVETATERARELGRKSAPTATENRK; from the exons ATGGACTCTAACCTGAGAATCGGCTTCATAGGGGCAGGCAACATGGCCTACGGGATAGCCAAGGGAGTCCTGCAGTCTG GAGATGTCCCTTCCAGCAATGTTAAAGTAAGCGCACCCTCCGCAAGGAACTTTGGTCGCTTTCAG GAGTTGGGGGTGGCTGTCACCCATTCCAATGCAGAGCTGGTCAGTAGCTGTGACTTGGTGTTCGTGGCGGTCAAACCACACCTCATCACAACCATTCTCAGTGAGATCACAGACCACGTCACCCGGAAACACATCATCGTCTCTGTGGCAGCAGGTGTAACCTTGGCAACGCTTCAGGGG ctcctcccaTTTGACACAGTGGTTTTGAGACTGATGCCCAACCttccctgtctggtccagcaaggGGCACTATTGTTCTCGCGGGGGACGTGGGCGCGGCAAGAGGACGGGGATCTGCTCCGCTCGCTGCTTCAACACTGTGgcctggtggaggaggggcccGAGGCCTGGATAGACATCCACACTGGGCTCAGTGGCAGCGGGGTGGCCTTt GTGTATCTGTTTGCAGAGGCGCTGGCTGAGGGAGCGGTGAAGATGGGCATGCCCAGTGCTCTGGCCCATAGCATCGCTGCTCAGACTGTATTG GGGGCAGGCCAGTTGTTGAGGGACTCAGGGAAGCATCCAGCCCAACTGCGTTCGGAGGTGTGTACACCAGGAGGCACCACTATCTTCGGGCTTCATGCCATGGAGCAGGGGGGTGTGAGGGCCGCCACCATGACCGCTGTGGAGACTGCAACTGAGAGGGCCAGGGAGCTGGGCAGGAAGTCAGCGCCTACGGCCACAGAAAATAGGAAGTGA